In Chitinophaga sp. HK235, a single window of DNA contains:
- a CDS encoding zinc-binding dehydrogenase: MENNLSPTKQEMEAIFTTPNTFPGLAIRKTVIPIPSPNQALIKVKTFTLNQGETRTALATTKSYIPGWDFAGVVVKAAEDGSTPKAGARVFGYIAQGSWAEYLVAPGGLMAEIPEALTDAQAACLPIAGLTALDCLDASGNIRNLRVLITGAAGGVGRFACQLAAMAGAKVFAISRRAGLAHQLEIDGINTSCVFKDIEEAKNAGEYDIIWDSLGGDVLATALTTLTRNGICVNFGNSARQATSINVRSAEWPLHRVQCIWLGREPMYPSTPLLDRLAAMVKTGSLQTPIDSEQPWTSISKAVDKLIQQQVDGKIVLYVENSGRRKDFESSIL, encoded by the coding sequence ATGGAAAATAATTTGTCGCCCACGAAACAGGAGATGGAAGCCATTTTTACTACTCCCAATACTTTTCCAGGCTTAGCGATTCGAAAGACCGTTATACCTATCCCTTCTCCCAATCAGGCGCTGATAAAAGTGAAGACCTTTACCCTCAATCAAGGCGAAACCCGTACTGCACTGGCAACAACAAAAAGCTATATACCAGGATGGGATTTTGCTGGTGTTGTAGTGAAAGCGGCCGAGGATGGCAGCACACCAAAAGCAGGCGCGCGAGTGTTCGGCTACATAGCGCAAGGATCGTGGGCGGAGTATCTTGTTGCCCCTGGTGGTCTGATGGCTGAAATTCCGGAAGCCCTTACGGATGCACAGGCAGCCTGTTTGCCAATAGCCGGACTTACAGCCCTGGATTGCCTGGATGCCAGTGGTAATATTCGAAACCTACGTGTTCTAATAACAGGTGCTGCAGGCGGAGTTGGGCGTTTTGCGTGTCAGTTAGCTGCTATGGCTGGTGCAAAAGTATTTGCAATAAGCCGACGTGCGGGATTGGCACATCAACTGGAAATAGATGGAATAAATACATCCTGTGTTTTTAAGGATATAGAAGAAGCCAAAAACGCTGGCGAATATGATATAATCTGGGATTCTTTAGGCGGTGATGTATTAGCAACCGCACTCACTACGCTGACTCGTAACGGCATCTGCGTCAATTTTGGCAACTCTGCACGCCAGGCTACGAGCATAAACGTGCGTTCGGCTGAATGGCCGTTACATCGCGTACAATGCATATGGCTGGGGCGAGAACCAATGTATCCAAGCACGCCATTGTTAGATCGTCTTGCTGCCATGGTGAAAACCGGAAGCCTGCAGACACCTATTGACAGTGAACAGCCTTGGACCAGTATATCCAAAGCCGTTGACAAATTAATACAGCAGCAAGTGGATGGTAAGATTGTACTGTATGTGGAAAATTCAGGGAGAAGGAAAGACTTTGAATCATCCATTTTATAG
- a CDS encoding class I lanthipeptide → MKKQTFKKLSLRKMEIASLSPEGQKNLWGGTGTGPAGPPTIGGGYTTAPTGPMPPVGSPCLISNGSPCQISNGNVGPCCPI, encoded by the coding sequence ATGAAAAAACAAACATTCAAAAAGCTCAGCCTGCGCAAAATGGAAATTGCGAGTCTAAGTCCTGAAGGACAGAAAAACTTGTGGGGAGGTACTGGTACCGGTCCTGCTGGTCCTCCCACCATAGGTGGTGGTTATACAACAGCCCCCACTGGTCCAATGCCTCCGGTAGGATCTCCCTGCCTGATCAGTAACGGATCTCCTTGTCAAATCAGCAATGGTAATGTTGGCCCTTGTTGTCCTATTTGA
- a CDS encoding DUF4870 domain-containing protein produces MNNKTISILSYVTIIGWVIAYAKSKDLSPKSDLVAYHLKQGLGIFILSVLINIILTVIVAMIPSLYFLTYIGLALFILWIFGIINAVNEQKKPIPVVGKIFEDKFSFLD; encoded by the coding sequence ATGAATAACAAAACCATTTCTATCCTGAGTTATGTGACAATTATCGGATGGGTAATTGCCTATGCCAAAAGCAAAGATCTCTCCCCTAAAAGTGATCTGGTCGCTTACCACCTTAAACAAGGCCTGGGCATTTTTATATTGTCAGTCCTCATCAACATTATCCTTACCGTCATTGTGGCGATGATACCTTCGCTTTACTTCCTTACCTATATCGGCCTCGCGTTGTTTATCCTCTGGATATTCGGTATCATCAATGCTGTCAACGAACAAAAGAAACCTATCCCGGTAGTGGGAAAAATATTTGAGGATAAGTTTTCCTTCCTCGACTAA
- a CDS encoding LytTR family DNA-binding domain-containing protein, with amino-acid sequence MMYKAIIVEDEYHLREALSILIEMVAPEDVQIVGYAERADEAVKLIDRLKPDLVFMDIMLKEGTGFDVLNNVSHRAFHLIFTTAYEEHAVRAFKFSAIDYLLKPIDAEELKMALDRIANLQERFLAEKQLTELNSNLDKTPKRLILPTQEAMHVVKIDQILRCETSGSYTTFYFTDGKKIIVSRPLKNYEDILLPPDFFRVHQSHLININYIVSYSREGLVQMEDNTAVPISRGNKEAFFKLMKDG; translated from the coding sequence ATGATGTACAAAGCGATTATAGTAGAAGACGAATATCACCTGCGGGAAGCCCTTTCCATCCTGATAGAGATGGTGGCCCCGGAAGATGTACAGATCGTTGGATATGCCGAAAGGGCGGATGAAGCAGTGAAACTCATCGACAGGCTCAAACCCGATCTTGTATTTATGGATATTATGCTGAAAGAGGGAACCGGATTCGATGTACTCAACAACGTTTCCCACCGGGCATTTCATCTTATATTCACAACGGCCTATGAAGAACACGCTGTCCGGGCCTTTAAATTCAGCGCTATTGACTACCTGCTAAAGCCCATCGATGCAGAAGAACTTAAAATGGCGCTGGACCGGATTGCTAACCTACAGGAACGTTTTCTCGCAGAAAAGCAACTCACGGAATTAAACAGCAATCTGGATAAAACGCCGAAAAGACTCATCCTCCCTACGCAGGAAGCGATGCATGTGGTCAAGATCGATCAGATCCTGCGCTGCGAAACATCCGGCTCCTATACTACCTTCTATTTCACTGACGGAAAAAAAATTATCGTTTCCAGACCATTGAAAAACTATGAAGATATCCTGCTGCCACCGGATTTTTTCAGGGTACACCAGTCGCATCTGATCAATATCAATTATATCGTCAGCTATTCCCGGGAAGGCCTCGTGCAAATGGAAGACAATACAGCAGTTCCCATATCAAGGGGCAATAAAGAAGCTTTTTTCAAACTCATGAAAGACGGATAA
- a CDS encoding short chain dehydrogenase, protein MKILMIGAGGTIGKIVTAALKEHEVITVGRNTGTIMADISLETAVESLFKQVSNIDAVICTAGDSVTDNLSEMNKEQFMVGIQQKLWLQINLVLSGMKYLKDNGSFTLISGKMGEFPVKGSSGKAFVNGAINSFVMAAAQEMPRGIRLNVISPSKVSDIGGDELIEAYVRCLETEMNGEIIRVGYNKQ, encoded by the coding sequence ATGAAAATTTTAATGATTGGTGCAGGTGGCACTATTGGTAAGATAGTTACAGCGGCACTGAAAGAGCATGAAGTCATCACAGTGGGAAGAAACACCGGGACTATTATGGCTGATATCTCTTTAGAAACTGCCGTGGAAAGTTTATTTAAACAAGTATCAAATATTGATGCTGTCATTTGTACCGCTGGTGATAGTGTTACAGATAACCTGTCAGAGATGAATAAAGAGCAATTCATGGTTGGTATTCAGCAGAAGCTATGGCTACAGATTAACCTGGTACTTTCCGGTATGAAGTATCTGAAGGATAATGGTTCGTTCACACTTATATCCGGAAAAATGGGTGAATTTCCTGTTAAAGGTTCGTCGGGAAAAGCATTTGTCAATGGAGCGATCAATAGCTTTGTAATGGCTGCGGCGCAGGAAATGCCCAGAGGAATAAGACTAAATGTTATCAGCCCTTCTAAAGTTTCGGATATTGGTGGGGATGAATTAATAGAAGCTTATGTAAGATGTCTTGAAACAGAAATGAATGGGGAAATTATAAGAGTAGGTTATAATAAACAGTAA
- a CDS encoding lipocalin-like domain-containing protein — protein MKNIVYLVFTMSFSFVQGQNNKGMSVYKTQQRFWGTWSLISVENINADGSKISPYGEHPVGMLIFTKAGKYAIQILKANRSKVFANDKDKATTEENATLVRGNNSHFGTYTIDENKQVIVFNVQHAFYPNWEGIAQVRTYSLKNNVLTYTVTTPTNGGAAVAKVVWKKN, from the coding sequence ATGAAGAATATAGTATATCTCGTCTTTACAATGTCCTTCTCTTTTGTACAGGGACAAAATAATAAAGGAATGTCAGTTTATAAGACCCAGCAGCGATTTTGGGGCACCTGGTCACTTATCTCAGTTGAAAATATAAATGCTGATGGCAGTAAAATTTCTCCTTATGGCGAACATCCCGTAGGAATGCTCATTTTTACAAAGGCAGGAAAGTACGCGATCCAGATATTAAAAGCTAATCGAAGTAAAGTTTTTGCCAATGATAAAGATAAAGCTACAACGGAAGAAAATGCGACGTTAGTGCGAGGAAATAATTCTCATTTTGGAACCTATACTATTGATGAGAATAAACAGGTAATTGTATTCAATGTCCAACATGCTTTTTATCCAAATTGGGAGGGAATTGCGCAAGTGCGTACTTATTCATTGAAAAATAATGTTCTGACGTATACTGTAACTACACCCACAAACGGGGGCGCTGCGGTGGCGAAAGTTGTATGGAAGAAAAATTAG
- a CDS encoding nuclear transport factor 2 family protein: MKTLASKVGVEDEKHLILLTLNDYLQGRPVKDIERLRGAFHSDAYIRTIIEGKLVQWTLPQYLDLVAQATLQECQPELLSYTWDGDTGSAHVQLTFATFRFIDRFNLIKLDGKWLIVDKISYREELQ, encoded by the coding sequence ATGAAAACTCTAGCAAGCAAAGTCGGCGTAGAAGACGAAAAGCATTTGATCCTACTTACTCTTAATGATTATCTTCAAGGGCGTCCGGTAAAAGACATCGAAAGGCTCCGGGGGGCGTTTCACTCCGATGCGTACATCAGGACCATCATAGAGGGAAAGTTGGTTCAGTGGACACTGCCACAATATCTGGACCTGGTTGCCCAGGCAACATTACAGGAATGCCAACCCGAACTCCTTTCATATACCTGGGATGGAGATACTGGGTCTGCTCACGTGCAATTGACTTTTGCCACCTTTCGGTTCATTGATCGGTTTAACCTGATAAAGTTAGACGGGAAATGGCTGATCGTGGATAAGATCTCGTATCGGGAAGAATTACAGTGA
- a CDS encoding Crp/Fnr family transcriptional regulator, protein MNTDNLWDYTPLKSYLSELATFEEQEWEFLNELLYIKQFDTKEYFHRAGRQCKTIGFILNGCFRWVKNLNGVERTFDFAIENDFVTDYVSIMMQKPGEMDIIAVEKTTLICMDADRMLKLFDRSFSWQKAGRHLAEHTACYAMERLVASYYETPQIRYERLIQTSPELFLRIPHHILANYLGITKETLSRLRNTNK, encoded by the coding sequence ATGAATACTGATAACCTGTGGGATTACACGCCACTAAAATCATATTTAAGTGAACTTGCAACATTTGAGGAGCAGGAATGGGAATTCCTGAATGAACTATTATATATCAAACAATTTGATACAAAGGAATATTTTCACAGAGCAGGCCGACAATGTAAAACAATCGGATTTATCTTAAATGGTTGCTTTCGATGGGTGAAAAACCTGAACGGTGTTGAACGCACATTTGATTTTGCGATTGAGAATGATTTTGTGACAGACTATGTAAGTATTATGATGCAAAAGCCGGGCGAAATGGATATTATTGCCGTTGAGAAAACCACTTTGATCTGTATGGATGCTGACCGTATGCTTAAGTTATTTGACAGATCTTTTTCATGGCAGAAAGCAGGCAGACATCTGGCAGAACACACTGCATGCTATGCAATGGAACGACTGGTAGCGTCTTACTATGAAACACCTCAAATTCGGTATGAGCGGCTAATCCAAACTTCCCCGGAGCTATTTCTGCGAATACCGCATCATATCCTTGCCAATTATCTCGGAATAACAAAAGAGACGTTAAGCAGATTGAGAAATACAAATAAGTAG
- a CDS encoding AraC family transcriptional regulator: protein MGRETLHQQYEIEWKELQRFEKPLKRNNFFELIYVMEGTGVQFVNDHQFNYRKGNLFLLTPQDIYSFDIDQKTSFFFLRFNESYIREKSGKDQDTVTHVAYILQNASHRPGCILKNKTDKPLIFSLVNAILDEQTRQQIYYTRISEQIISTIISVVARNIALKLPKNIKENTGEPILEILNYIQLNIFEPKKLKTENLGRHFNISTNYLGRYFKKQTGETLQSYITHYKIRLVETRLLHSDMRMSEIAYELSFTDESHLNRIFKRYNGISPTEFKKTGKKI from the coding sequence ATGGGGCGGGAAACTTTACACCAACAATATGAAATCGAATGGAAGGAATTACAGCGCTTTGAAAAGCCTTTAAAACGCAATAATTTCTTTGAGCTCATCTATGTTATGGAAGGGACCGGCGTACAGTTTGTCAATGACCACCAGTTTAATTATCGGAAAGGAAATTTATTTTTATTAACCCCACAGGACATTTACTCCTTTGATATTGACCAAAAGACCAGTTTCTTTTTTCTAAGATTTAATGAATCATATATTAGAGAAAAATCAGGTAAGGATCAGGATACGGTGACGCATGTAGCGTACATTTTACAAAATGCCAGCCACAGGCCGGGATGTATCTTAAAAAACAAAACGGATAAACCTTTAATTTTTTCCCTGGTAAATGCTATCCTTGATGAACAGACCAGACAACAGATCTATTATACTCGTATTTCAGAACAGATTATTAGTACCATCATTAGTGTGGTAGCTAGAAATATTGCGTTAAAATTGCCCAAGAATATAAAGGAAAATACAGGTGAGCCTATTTTGGAAATATTGAATTATATACAACTAAACATTTTTGAACCCAAGAAACTTAAAACTGAAAATTTAGGCCGTCATTTTAATATTTCAACAAATTATCTGGGCAGGTATTTCAAAAAGCAAACCGGTGAAACGCTTCAGAGCTATATTACTCACTACAAAATCAGATTAGTGGAAACCAGACTATTACACAGTGATATGCGCATGAGTGAAATTGCCTATGAGCTTAGCTTTACGGACGAAAGTCATCTAAACCGTATTTTTAAAAGGTATAATGGAATAAGTCCCACGGAGTTTAAAAAAACAGGGAAGAAAATATAA
- a CDS encoding 2OG-Fe(II) oxygenase — MKPKFHTIAHHYAINLVIHFLGLHNINMGRLKVRTALYEKEAFPETSMQDISMELQEWGIRHELKTAPCNITDAIIFPTMAVIRIHEQEVLAIIEKVEEQQIHLQYFFADTVTCSVTELTVLQYLDIKEIVVDKEFCAACEQEDLSEREAYADTIFAVEDFLSDEECNYMIDYCEQHNLFNRSMTGAADGTSEITGNRTSYSAFITTSRQDSLFNDIIERAADLMEVETARIEDLQCVRYGEGQEFKPHFDSFETGVKRKATLLVYLNDNFEGGETIFPEIGFSVSPKKGMALSFVNLDEQNKDLIYSLHGGAPVTAGTKFACNIWIHL, encoded by the coding sequence ATGAAACCCAAATTCCATACTATAGCACATCATTATGCTATTAATTTAGTGATTCATTTCCTTGGTTTGCACAATATTAATATGGGTCGCTTAAAAGTACGGACTGCCCTATACGAGAAAGAAGCGTTCCCGGAAACGTCTATGCAGGATATAAGCATGGAATTACAGGAATGGGGTATCCGGCATGAGCTGAAAACGGCCCCCTGTAACATTACAGATGCCATTATTTTTCCAACTATGGCTGTTATCCGGATACATGAGCAGGAGGTATTGGCAATAATAGAAAAGGTGGAAGAACAACAGATACACTTACAATATTTTTTTGCAGATACAGTCACCTGTTCTGTGACTGAGTTAACAGTGCTGCAATACCTGGACATAAAGGAAATTGTTGTTGACAAAGAATTTTGTGCAGCATGCGAGCAGGAAGATTTATCTGAGCGGGAAGCTTATGCTGATACAATTTTTGCAGTGGAAGATTTTTTGTCAGATGAGGAGTGTAATTATATGATTGATTATTGTGAACAACACAACTTGTTCAACAGAAGCATGACCGGGGCTGCGGACGGTACCAGCGAGATAACGGGGAACAGAACCAGCTACTCGGCGTTTATTACTACCAGCAGACAGGATTCATTATTTAATGACATCATAGAACGAGCGGCTGACTTGATGGAAGTGGAAACAGCACGCATTGAAGATTTACAGTGTGTACGTTATGGAGAAGGGCAGGAATTTAAACCACATTTTGACTCTTTCGAAACAGGAGTGAAACGCAAGGCTACTCTTTTGGTTTATCTGAATGATAATTTCGAAGGAGGGGAAACAATATTCCCGGAAATAGGTTTTAGTGTAAGTCCTAAGAAGGGAATGGCTTTGTCCTTTGTAAATCTTGATGAACAGAACAAGGATCTGATCTATTCCTTGCATGGGGGAGCACCTGTAACAGCAGGCACAAAGTTCGCCTGTAATATATGGATCCATTTGTGA
- a CDS encoding sensor histidine kinase — translation MSVKRCLNIWWLLCCSVIYGILLSGTVRAQEISICEKNAREGYAKRFTDSTASIQIQLNALRLAEEKKSSADQAICYAYLAMTHRRLLHLKEFTRYAEQSWHIAGTTTDDRAKAFASWAMGALKSYIDDKSGALDYLLEAYGRFVRLEAYDHCAKIGSDISYLFSPGSEEKVKKYADTALAYAEKSGDPENILHARLAVGSYLLDRVASGNPDQWLDAIAFFRQTIALAEKDEKRIISKSNIGVAYINLAVLYMNGPKPIDEPAFLSYLEKATAIARQFDLKNIYRSAIGLRGQYHMEKGEYRIAEHLFKEGIAYQQTLPYKDNYMLASFYGSLKDLAAREKDYAAYHTYDIPFARYNQLKYDESTQRMLQNADARFESDKKNTRIRQLEQENQLQKKNKLLGYGISAVLLIGLVFMYRSYYYRQRYYQNREDVLQQQQANDQLRMQLMEKETLENLADKLSLERRLLQSQMDPHFIFNALGNIQGMILQQDNTLAVTYLSKFARLSRQVLEHSRMENITLTEEIETLKNYIELQQLRLNKSFDHHITCDEAVDQQLRIPPLLIQPFVENAIEHGLKPLASPHRGLLNIHFEENATDHILVCTITDNGIGLTESRHRKTNNAHRSLSTKITDERLQLMLRDNPHTRLEIRERDVTTEGQGCIVILYIPLS, via the coding sequence GCCAAACGGTTTACCGACTCAACTGCCAGCATACAAATACAGCTGAATGCCCTCCGGCTTGCCGAAGAAAAAAAGAGCAGCGCCGATCAGGCTATTTGTTACGCCTATCTGGCCATGACCCACAGGCGCCTGTTACACCTGAAGGAATTCACCCGATATGCCGAACAGTCCTGGCATATTGCCGGCACCACCACCGATGACCGGGCAAAAGCCTTTGCGTCCTGGGCTATGGGGGCGCTGAAGTCATACATAGACGACAAATCCGGGGCGCTGGATTATCTTCTGGAAGCCTATGGACGCTTTGTCCGGCTGGAAGCCTACGACCATTGTGCCAAAATCGGATCCGATATCTCCTACCTCTTCTCCCCTGGCTCAGAAGAAAAAGTAAAAAAGTATGCTGATACGGCACTCGCATATGCAGAGAAATCAGGCGATCCTGAAAATATACTTCATGCCCGCCTTGCAGTTGGCAGCTACCTGCTGGACCGTGTCGCTTCAGGCAACCCTGACCAATGGCTGGATGCCATTGCTTTTTTCAGACAGACCATAGCCCTCGCAGAAAAAGACGAAAAAAGGATCATCAGCAAGAGTAATATCGGCGTCGCATATATCAACCTTGCCGTGCTTTATATGAATGGCCCCAAGCCTATCGACGAGCCTGCATTTTTATCCTATCTGGAAAAAGCCACTGCCATCGCCCGGCAATTTGACCTTAAAAACATCTACCGGAGCGCTATCGGACTACGTGGACAGTATCACATGGAAAAAGGTGAATACAGAATAGCCGAACACCTGTTCAAGGAAGGAATCGCCTATCAACAGACCCTTCCCTATAAAGACAATTATATGCTGGCATCCTTCTACGGATCCCTCAAAGACCTTGCTGCCCGTGAAAAAGACTATGCTGCTTATCACACCTACGATATTCCGTTTGCCAGATATAACCAGCTCAAATATGATGAATCCACCCAGCGTATGTTACAAAATGCCGATGCCAGGTTTGAGTCTGACAAAAAGAACACCCGGATCAGACAATTGGAACAGGAAAATCAATTGCAGAAGAAAAACAAGCTGCTGGGATATGGTATTTCGGCGGTGCTGCTGATAGGACTTGTATTTATGTATCGGTCTTATTATTACCGGCAGCGGTATTATCAGAACAGGGAAGATGTTCTGCAGCAGCAACAGGCGAACGATCAGCTCAGGATGCAGCTCATGGAAAAAGAAACGCTGGAAAACCTTGCTGACAAACTTTCACTCGAAAGGCGATTGTTACAATCACAGATGGACCCCCATTTTATTTTTAATGCACTGGGAAATATTCAGGGCATGATCCTTCAGCAAGACAACACGCTGGCCGTTACCTATTTGTCCAAATTCGCGCGGTTGAGCCGGCAGGTGCTTGAGCACTCCCGAATGGAAAACATTACGCTGACGGAAGAAATCGAAACGCTGAAAAACTACATCGAACTACAACAGCTGCGATTGAACAAAAGCTTCGATCACCACATTACCTGCGACGAAGCCGTGGACCAGCAGCTGCGCATCCCGCCACTATTGATACAACCTTTTGTGGAAAATGCCATTGAACATGGATTAAAACCGCTGGCATCCCCGCATCGTGGCTTGTTGAACATACACTTTGAAGAAAACGCCACTGATCATATTCTTGTCTGTACCATTACAGATAATGGCATCGGGCTGACAGAGTCCAGACACCGCAAAACAAATAACGCACACCGTTCCCTGTCAACAAAGATAACGGATGAACGCCTGCAACTGATGCTTAGAGACAATCCACACACCCGTCTTGAGATCAGAGAACGGGATGTAACCACCGAAGGACAAGGCTGTATTGTAATATTATATATTCCCCTATCATAA